In the genome of Drosophila pseudoobscura strain MV-25-SWS-2005 chromosome 3, UCI_Dpse_MV25, whole genome shotgun sequence, one region contains:
- the LOC6898614 gene encoding leptin receptor gene-related protein isoform X2: MTFLILACAVPTPKIFYPFFVLLFYALSVLPVFIAKRTTPVNETNPKTEFALFLTAGMVLSAFALPIVLAHSAVITWTACTLTLISNVINYATIFGYAMHDEEQYGSMF, encoded by the exons ATGACCTTTCTAATCTTGGCCTGTGCGGTGCCCACACCAAAGATATTCTACCCGTTCTTTGTCCTGCTGTTCTACGCACTGTCGGTGCTGCCAGTTTTCATAGCCAAGCGAACAACGCCGGTAAATGAGACAAATCCAAAGACAGAGTTTGCCCTGTTCCTCACGGCTGGTATGGTACTGAGTGCCTTTGCCTTGCCCATCGTTCTAGCCCACTCGGCGGTG ATCACTTGGACAGCGTGCACATTGACATTAATTAGCAATGTTATCAATTATGCGACCATTTTCGGCTATGCCATGCACGATGAGGAACAATATGGAAGCATGTTCTAG
- the LOC6898614 gene encoding leptin receptor gene-related protein isoform X1 encodes MRFLHVTAFLLDGHCLGKHNTALIICAFLTCLGMTFLILACAVPTPKIFYPFFVLLFYALSVLPVFIAKRTTPVNETNPKTEFALFLTAGMVLSAFALPIVLAHSAVITWTACTLTLISNVINYATIFGYAMHDEEQYGSMF; translated from the exons ATGCGATTTCTGCACGTGACTGCTTTCTTATTGGACGGGCACTGTCTCGGAAAACACAATACAGC GTTGATTATCTGCGCATTTCTCACATGCCTGGGAATGACCTTTCTAATCTTGGCCTGTGCGGTGCCCACACCAAAGATATTCTACCCGTTCTTTGTCCTGCTGTTCTACGCACTGTCGGTGCTGCCAGTTTTCATAGCCAAGCGAACAACGCCGGTAAATGAGACAAATCCAAAGACAGAGTTTGCCCTGTTCCTCACGGCTGGTATGGTACTGAGTGCCTTTGCCTTGCCCATCGTTCTAGCCCACTCGGCGGTG ATCACTTGGACAGCGTGCACATTGACATTAATTAGCAATGTTATCAATTATGCGACCATTTTCGGCTATGCCATGCACGATGAGGAACAATATGGAAGCATGTTCTAG
- the LOC4804685 gene encoding TBC1 domain family member 31 has translation MNRFVLVNKNPEYKGPTTLRGPKFLEKNMEKQANEDEGEEQSENDEFEDDLQLETSSQDLDTEDEMIPSKLNILPSMPSDDAPMRKYSFKLKHDESGNILTVHHTVKENGQLLRIQIAACCFSDQSNKLVVIDKRGNIFVFDFVSKRYWRLSIRMPKAKLIRPSPLHRNDYIVGNKLGQIYTIDVDNSIVSNCGEVCSGSIEELSWSSSLKRSRKYTTLMRFGREAVLVNLETLRVSHQLEFDESRYTLKFAGYLPNSDQFLTCFTNDSLHVWSAHSLDTLRSALPIKARDRRLRLLSAGKSVPEITLRGPIDSDVEHELAFECQDHDFADGLLLGYCFTPDGNKLCLSTLDSYFLMLSTASFDLEKIYRLSDFVLKTMAFLVQPKERILFGITGRNQAVMLDLAHTDQKLIVQRSNATSLSLSRDGKLLSIISKCGEVNVWSTCSLFNALQAQTNCITKLKCTIKQLPPLPTCTVSGCMNQEVRHLLKRDRLKAMIKEYGCYPEKYRFLIWTSLLEIPCNGSQFQSLIKLGTPQNVRNQGRNLQIQNDAHRRGVIKVWGCLSQWCKVIAYANFMPHLIYPFVKQFPKNGLVAFEVLVSLILNHFQLWFEFHPLPPSNYLAMCENLLQGSDEMLCKYYKSLEVTPKEYAWSMLSNAFAEVLEEQQWLILWDNIVTEQTFFPIFLVVAYNLIQREIILRLPDKQAIVAFFHDQNPVDMCKLLCKARKLAAKCDPTLHPQRFIQRFTPIPKGVYPKFLKYPSEWIEQQEEQTDQIIKSHQEIDARIRELELEEVKMMERLENGLKQEEHARRVKKMEELYAHTIQREQERLTCQRKMLITYQMEVRKRKSEVIAKLQESEQRRKVMEMEKDIDLLMHTIERERRRHNQEMQLAEDEIHNQEMDLLAQRYITECEGAPLSQKFYDNIQKLSQERDHLQKNLRKMTMEIVQPADSSSQMISPLLAFENSITEILREFSDIISTDRSGA, from the exons atgaataGATTCGTATTGGTGAATAAAAATCCAGAGTATAAAGGCCCTACTACTCTGAGAGGACCTAAGTTTTTGGAGAAAAATATGGAGAAGCAAGCAAACGAGGACGAAGGCGAAGAGCAAAGCGAAAACGATGAATTTGAGGACGACTTGCAATTGGAAACGAGTAGCCAGGATCTGGATACAGAAGACGAAATGATCCCCTCGAAGCTTAACATTTTGCCGAGCATGCCTTCCGACGATGCCCCAATGCGCAAGTATTCATTCAAACTTAAGCACGATGAATCTGG CAATATTCTCACTGTACATCATACGGTGAAGGAGAATGGCCAGCTCCTGCGCATCCAGATTGCCGCATGCTGCTTCAGTGACCAGAGCAATAAATTGGTGGTCATTGACAAGCG CGGCAACATCTTCGTCTTTGATTTTGTTAGCAAGCGCTATTGGCGTCTCAGTATTCGCATGCCCAAGGCGAAGCTTATCCGCCCGTCGCCCCTGCACAGGAACGACTACATTGTGGGCAATAAATTGGGTCAAATTTACACTATCGATGTAGACAACTCGATTGTGTCTAACTGCGGCGAGGTCTGCAGTGGATCCATCGAGGAGCTCAGCTGGAGCAGTAGCCTAAAACGCTCTCGTAAGTACACGACTCTCATGCGCTTTGGCCGCGAAGCAGTCTTGGTGAATCTCGAAACTCTGCGGGTTTCGCATCAGCTGGAGTTTGACGAGTCGCGCTATACATTGAAATTTGCTGGGTACCTGCCAAACTCGGATCAGTTTCTCACGTGTTTCACCAACGATTCGCTGCACGTTTGGTCTGCCCACTCCTTGGACACCTTGCGGTCAGCCCTGCCCATAAAGGCAAGAGATCGCAGACTGAGGCTGCTGTCCGCTGGAAAATCCGTGCCAGAGATCACTCTGCGTGGCCCTATCGACAGTGATGTTGAGCATGAGCTGGCGTTCGAGTGTCAGGACCACGACTTTGCCGATGGTCTCTTGCTCGGCTATTGCTTCACACCCGATGGCAACAAGCTGTGTTTAAGCACCTTAGATAGCTATTTTCTCATGCTAAGCACGGCTTCCTTTGATCTGGAGAAAATTTACCGGCTGTCTGACTTCGTTCTGAAGACAATGGCTTTCCTTGTGCAGCCCAAGGAGCGAATTTTGTTCGGCATAACAGGCAGGAATCAAGCTGTGATGCTAGACTTGGCCCACACGGATCAAAAGTTGATTGTGCAGCGCTCGAATGCGACCAGCTTAAGCTTGAGTCGGGATGGAAAGTTGCTCAGCATTATCTCTAAATGCGGCGAGGTAAATGTGTGGTCCACTTGCAGCCTCTTCAATGCACTGCAGGCCCAGACAAACTGCATCACCAAACTGAAGTGCACGATCAAACAGCTGCCACCTCTTCCCACCTGCACTGTCAGCGGCTGCATGAACCAAGAGGTGCGACATCTACTTAAGCGCGATCGCCTGAAAGCCATGATCAAGGAATATGGCTGCTACCCGGAGAAATATCGGTTTCTTATATGGACGTCTCTCCTGGAGATTCCTTGCAATGGAAGCCAGTTCCAGTCCCTCATTAAACTGGGTACACCGCAAAATGTCAGAAATCAAGGTAGAAATCTTCAAATCCAGAATGATGCACATAGACGTGGAGTTATAAAAGTTTGGGGCTGTCTTTCCCAGTGGTGCAAGGTCATTGCCTATGCGAACTTTATGCCGCATTTGATCTACCCGTTTGTGAAACAGTTTCCCAAAAACGGCCTGGTGGCCTTTGAAGTTCTTGTGAGTCTCATTCTAAACCATTTTCAATTGTGGTTCGAGTTCCATCCCCTGCCCCCATCCAACTATCTGGCCATGTGTGAGAATCTCCTGCAGGGCAGCGACGAGATGCTTTGCAAGTACTACAAGTCCCTAGAGGTGACGCCAAAGGAGTATGCCTGGTCTATGCTCAGCAATGCCTTTGCTGAGGTCCTagaggagcagcagtggcTCATTTTATGGGACAATATAGTCACAGAGCAAACCTTTTTCCCAATATTCCTGGTAGTGGCCTACAATCTGATACAGCGAGAGATTATCCTTCGGCTGCCAGACAAGCAGGCCATTGTCGCATTTTTTCACGATCAAAATCCGGTTGATATGTGCAAGCTTCTTTGTAAAGCGCGCAAACTGGCGGCCAAATGTGATCCCACCCTGCATCCTCAGCGCTTTATTCAACGATTTACTCCCATACCCAAGGGCGTATATCCCAAATTCCTGAAGTATCCAAGCGAATGGATTGAGCAGCAAGAGGAACAGACGGATCAGATCATCAAGTCCCACCAGGAAATTGATGCACGCATAAGAGAACTAGAACTGGAGGAGGTAAAGATGATGGAGCGTCTTGAAAACGGGCTCAAGCAGGAGGAGCACGCTCGTCGCGTAAAGAAAATGGAGGAACTCTATGCGCACACCATCCAGCGAGAGCAGGAGCGGCTCACCTGCCAGCGGAAAATGCTGATTACATACCAAATGGAGGTTCGCAAGCGGAAGAGTGAGGTCATCGCAAAGCTGCAAGAGTCCGAGCAGCGACGCAAGGTTATGGAAATGGAGAAGGACATAGACCTTCTTATGCATACCATCGAGCGGGAGAGGCGACGCCACAACCAAGAGATGCAGCTGGCCGAGGACGAGATTCACAACCAGGAAATGGACCTCTTGGCACAGCGCTACATCACTGAGTGCGAGGGTGCTCCATTGTCCCAGAAGTTCTACGATAATATTCAAAAACTGTCCCAGGAGCGGGACCATCTGCAGAAAAACTTGCGCAAG ATGACCATGGAAATAGTTCAGCCTGCGGATTCATCATCGCAAATGATATCACCGCTTTTGGCCTTCGAAAACTCCATTACGGAAATCCTGCGGGAGTTCTCAGACATAATAAGCACTGATAGGTCAGGAGCTTGA